The following are encoded together in the Ranitomeya imitator isolate aRanImi1 chromosome 4, aRanImi1.pri, whole genome shotgun sequence genome:
- the LOC138674555 gene encoding olfactory receptor 5AR1-like: MEFYVRTNSSGFGEFILSGFSHKSHIQTLLYVVFLLIYLVTIFGNVCIIFLVYTNTHLQTPMYNFISNLAFLDICYSSDITPKTLVDFFSHQKTISYFGCMTQLFFFTGFGSTESFLFAVMAYDRFMAICNPLNYNLIMHQKTCVILVSGAYSAGFLHSVIETCCTLRLSFCASRVLHHFTCDFPPLLKISCTDTTINEIVLFTFSSCVTMSSILIIVVSYISILVAILKIRNSDGRKKAFSTCTSHITAVTLFYGTVQSVYLRPKSKSSLETGSVETVVYTMVIPMLNPMIYSMRNKDIKTSLQKLFNKWIK; this comes from the coding sequence ATGGAATTTTATGTAAGAACCAACAGTTCCGGCTTTGGCGAATTTATCCTATCTGGTttctctcacaaatcacacatccaAACATTATTATATGTTGTGTTTTTATTAATTTATCTTGTCACcatttttggaaatgtgtgcaTTATTTTTCTTGTTTATACAAACACTCATCTTCAAACACCTATGTATAATTTTATAAGCAACCTGGCTTTCCTTGACATTTGCTATTCTTCAGATATTACCCCCAAAACACTGGTAGACTTCTTTTCTCATCAGAAAACAATATCATATTTTGGATGCATGACTCAACTCTTTTTTTTTACCGGTTTTGGTAGCACAGAATCTTTTCTTTTTGCTGTTATGGCTTATGATCGTTTTATGGCAATCTGTAATCCGCTGAACTATAACTTGATTATGCATCAGAAGACCTGCGTGATACTAGTGTCTGGGGCTTATAGCGCTGGATTCCTTCATTCTGTAATAGAGACTTGTTGTACCCTTCGTCTTTCTTTTTGTGCCTCTCGTGTCCTCCATCATTTCACTTGTGATTTTCCTCCATTACTAAAAATCTCTTGCACGGATACTACAATTAATGaaattgttttgtttacattttctTCTTGTGTAACGATGTCTTCTATCTTGATCATTGTTGTCTCATACATTTCCATCTTAGTGGCAATTTTAAAGATACGTAACAGTGATGGAAGGAAAAAAGCTTTTTCAACCTGTACCTCACATATCACAGCGGTGACCTTATTTTATGGCACAGTGCAATCTGTATACTTAAGGCCCAAGTCTAAATCCTCTCTAGAGACCGGTAGTGTGGAAACAGTGGTTTACACTATGGTGATCCCCATGTTAAATCCAATGATTTATAGCATGAGAAACAAAGACATTAAAACCTCTCTGCAAAAATTATTCAATAAATGGATAAAATAA